From the Cryptomeria japonica chromosome 2, Sugi_1.0, whole genome shotgun sequence genome, one window contains:
- the LOC131060595 gene encoding THO complex subunit 4B isoform X2 has protein sequence MWLVFSFSISEEESFSRANGAIWQNDLFEDSMEALGMPYGIETGTKLYVSNLDYGVSNDDMKQLFSEVGELKRCSIHYDRSGRSKGTAEVVFARKGDALAAMQRYDGVQLDGKPMKIELVGTNLNLPVLTGTSSVRGRGGAMTRGFSGGMRRRGGGGGWNRGRGLGFGRGRGRGRGRGRGRGRGRRSQVPEKSVEELDKELETYHAEAMQTS, from the exons ATGTGGTTGGTTTTTTCCTTTAGCATCTCCGAGGAGGAG TCTTTCAGCCGAGCCAACGGTGCTATTTGGCAGAATGACTTGTTTGAGGATAGCATGGAAGCCTTAGGTATGCCGTATGGAATTGAGACTGGAACCAAATTGTATGTCTCCAATTTGGATTATGGAGTTTCAAATGATGATATGAAG CAACTTTTCTCAGAGGTTGGTGAACTCAAAAGGTGTTCAATTCACTATGACAGAAGTGGTCGCTCAAAG GGTACAGCAGAGGTAGTGTTTGCAAGGAAGGGTGATGCTCTTGCAGCAATGCAGAGATATGATGGAGTCCAGCTTGATGGTAAACCCATGAAGATAGAGCTTGTTGGTACAAATTTGAACTTGCCTGTCTTGACTGGAACATCTTCTGTAAGAGGACGTGGAGGTGCTATGAC AAGGGGATTTTCAGGAGGTATGAGACGAAGAGGTGGTGGTGGTGG CTGGAACCGTGGCCGCGGCCTTGGTTTTGGGCGTGGGCGTGGGCGTGGACGTGGGCGTGGAAGAGGTCGAGGCAGAGGCCGCAGAAGCCAAGTACCAGAGAAGTCTGTGGAGGAGCTTGATAAAGAACTCGAAACCTATCATGCTGAAGCCATGCAAACATCATAG
- the LOC131060595 gene encoding THO complex subunit 4B isoform X1 — MANALDMSLDDLIKNNKPSFRGRGRGGGGGFRRGGFRGGGGFRGGRGGGAARRGGRGGGLPVRSTPYTIAKSFSRANGAIWQNDLFEDSMEALGMPYGIETGTKLYVSNLDYGVSNDDMKQLFSEVGELKRCSIHYDRSGRSKGTAEVVFARKGDALAAMQRYDGVQLDGKPMKIELVGTNLNLPVLTGTSSVRGRGGAMTRGFSGGMRRRGGGGGWNRGRGLGFGRGRGRGRGRGRGRGRGRRSQVPEKSVEELDKELETYHAEAMQTS; from the exons ATGGCAAATGCTCTGGACATGTCGTTGGATGATTTGATAAAGAACAATAAGCCTTCTTTTCGTGGAAGGGGCAGAGGAGGCGGTGGCGGTTTTCGCAGAGGGGGCTTCCGGGGTGGCGGCGGTTTTCGTGGCGGCAGAGGAGGAGGAGCCGCGCgcagaggaggaagaggaggagggtTGCCGGTTCGTTCAACGCCGTATACGATTGCAAAG TCTTTCAGCCGAGCCAACGGTGCTATTTGGCAGAATGACTTGTTTGAGGATAGCATGGAAGCCTTAGGTATGCCGTATGGAATTGAGACTGGAACCAAATTGTATGTCTCCAATTTGGATTATGGAGTTTCAAATGATGATATGAAG CAACTTTTCTCAGAGGTTGGTGAACTCAAAAGGTGTTCAATTCACTATGACAGAAGTGGTCGCTCAAAG GGTACAGCAGAGGTAGTGTTTGCAAGGAAGGGTGATGCTCTTGCAGCAATGCAGAGATATGATGGAGTCCAGCTTGATGGTAAACCCATGAAGATAGAGCTTGTTGGTACAAATTTGAACTTGCCTGTCTTGACTGGAACATCTTCTGTAAGAGGACGTGGAGGTGCTATGAC AAGGGGATTTTCAGGAGGTATGAGACGAAGAGGTGGTGGTGGTGG CTGGAACCGTGGCCGCGGCCTTGGTTTTGGGCGTGGGCGTGGGCGTGGACGTGGGCGTGGAAGAGGTCGAGGCAGAGGCCGCAGAAGCCAAGTACCAGAGAAGTCTGTGGAGGAGCTTGATAAAGAACTCGAAACCTATCATGCTGAAGCCATGCAAACATCATAG